Proteins co-encoded in one Hymenobacter swuensis DY53 genomic window:
- a CDS encoding efflux RND transporter permease subunit, whose amino-acid sequence MPLRKLAHLTLLALGLLTALAVFSVAQLRFNYNFNDFYPAGDPDLDYYEQYAARFGNDNDYVLLGLEAPAGQTVFEPRFLTKVDSLTRFIRARRHVTQVSSPTTASNPVVEGLGVFNVPYLHPQEPARRATDSALVYRTPGLVGNLISRDARAVTVLFQTSPNLSKPPGDSLLAAVRAELARQGIPENEYHMAGKMVAQSVFVDRLQMELLVFMSLSVVLVTGLLWLTFRTWWGVVLPLVVVLGSILWGLGVMSAFGVSIDLMTALLPVMLFVVGMSDTIHIITRYVTELGYGASKKDSLLIALKESGFGSGLSALTTSIGFFTLMTSTIRPIYNFGLFTGIAVLLTFVLSFTLLPAMLLLLRKPQLRIPRETGHSWDGVLGRLFRTVLARRHWVVAISGLVLVLSVASASRIRINSALLDDLSKNDPVKLDFRFFERQFAGVRPFELDLKPAPGRSIYDLDVLRQTEQIENYLQKDYGLNFVASPVTLIKSVRKALNGGLLAEYRLPDSEAELARLLRKVKLFRKKPEFRALALPDGSEGRLTGRMPDVGSIRADQLNAGLRRFLRTSVDSTVVQTRLTGSANLIDKNNENLTLNMITGMSIDIVMVTLIVLLLFRSVRMTVVVLIPNLVPILIVAGVMGAAGVSMKVSTSIIFTIAFGIAVDDTIHFISKLKLVLLKEPSLFKAVRKTYLMAGKAVIVTSLILVGGFSTLIFSSFDGTFYVGLLIGLTLLFGVVAELTLLPILILWFYRHKPKEIRQPVPALGG is encoded by the coding sequence CCGGTTCCTGACCAAAGTCGATTCACTCACGCGCTTTATCCGGGCGCGGCGGCACGTCACGCAGGTATCGTCGCCGACGACGGCCAGCAACCCGGTGGTGGAGGGCCTGGGCGTGTTCAACGTGCCTTATCTGCACCCGCAGGAGCCCGCCCGCCGCGCCACCGATTCGGCGCTGGTGTACCGCACGCCGGGCCTCGTAGGCAACCTGATTTCCCGGGATGCACGGGCCGTCACGGTGCTGTTCCAGACCTCGCCCAACCTGAGCAAGCCGCCCGGCGACTCGCTGCTGGCGGCTGTGCGCGCGGAGCTGGCCCGCCAGGGCATCCCCGAAAACGAGTACCACATGGCCGGCAAGATGGTGGCCCAGTCGGTGTTCGTGGATCGGCTGCAGATGGAGCTGCTGGTGTTTATGAGCCTCTCGGTGGTGCTCGTGACGGGGCTGCTGTGGCTCACGTTCCGGACGTGGTGGGGCGTGGTGCTGCCGCTGGTGGTGGTGCTGGGCTCCATTCTGTGGGGGCTGGGCGTGATGTCGGCTTTCGGGGTGAGTATTGACCTGATGACGGCGCTGCTGCCGGTGATGCTGTTCGTGGTGGGCATGTCGGATACCATCCACATCATCACGCGCTACGTCACGGAGCTGGGCTACGGGGCCAGCAAAAAGGATTCGCTGCTGATTGCGCTCAAGGAATCGGGCTTCGGCTCGGGGCTTTCAGCCCTCACCACCAGCATCGGCTTCTTCACCCTGATGACCAGCACCATCCGGCCGATTTACAACTTCGGGCTGTTTACGGGTATTGCCGTGCTGCTCACGTTCGTGCTCAGCTTCACGCTGCTGCCGGCCATGCTGCTGCTGCTGCGCAAGCCCCAGCTGCGCATCCCGCGCGAAACCGGCCACAGCTGGGACGGCGTGCTGGGCCGCCTGTTCCGCACGGTGCTGGCGCGGCGACACTGGGTGGTAGCCATCAGCGGGCTGGTGCTGGTGTTATCAGTAGCGTCGGCCTCGCGCATCCGCATCAACTCGGCGCTGCTGGATGATTTGTCGAAAAACGACCCGGTGAAGCTGGATTTCCGGTTTTTCGAGCGGCAGTTTGCCGGCGTGCGGCCCTTCGAGCTGGATTTGAAGCCGGCCCCGGGCCGCTCGATTTACGACCTGGACGTGCTGCGTCAGACCGAGCAGATTGAGAACTACCTGCAAAAAGACTACGGCCTGAACTTCGTGGCCTCACCCGTCACGCTCATCAAATCGGTGCGCAAAGCCCTGAACGGCGGCCTGCTGGCCGAGTACCGCCTGCCCGACTCCGAGGCTGAGCTGGCGCGCCTGCTGCGCAAGGTGAAGCTGTTTCGGAAAAAGCCCGAGTTCCGGGCCCTGGCCCTGCCCGATGGCTCCGAGGGCCGACTCACCGGCCGCATGCCCGACGTAGGCAGCATCCGGGCCGACCAGTTGAACGCCGGCCTGCGCCGCTTCCTGCGCACCTCCGTGGACAGCACGGTGGTGCAAACCCGCCTCACCGGCTCGGCCAACCTCATCGACAAAAACAACGAAAACCTCACGCTCAACATGATTACGGGCATGAGCATCGACATTGTGATGGTGACGCTGATTGTGCTGCTGCTGTTCCGCTCGGTGCGCATGACGGTGGTGGTGCTCATCCCCAACCTGGTGCCCATTCTGATTGTAGCCGGCGTGATGGGCGCGGCCGGCGTGAGCATGAAGGTGAGCACCAGCATCATCTTCACCATTGCCTTCGGTATTGCCGTCGACGACACCATCCACTTCATCTCGAAGCTGAAACTGGTGCTGCTCAAGGAGCCCAGTTTGTTCAAGGCCGTGCGCAAAACCTACCTGATGGCCGGCAAAGCCGTCATCGTCACCTCCCTGATTCTGGTGGGCGGGTTCTCGACGTTGATTTTCTCGTCGTTCGATGGCACGTTCTACGTGGGGCTGCTGATTGGGCTGACCTTGCTGTTCGGGGTAGTGGCCGAGCTGACTTTGCTGCCGATTCTGATTCTGTGGTTTTACCGGCACAAGCCGAAGGAAATACGTCAGCCGGTGCCGGCGTTGGGGGGATGA
- a CDS encoding TolC family protein: protein MTLFRPSLAGLFSKRDKKSALGNRPFKRLFGLLTLAALGSCQTMQPVLTPRATAVPATFGTAGAAGATDSASIAAQPWQQFFADPNLIGLLDTALRANPDLLIAVQRVEVARASVQAARGALLPAVNGVAAASADRFATLSGTGYNATNDGRQLPTVAPDYFLGLRSAWEIDLWGKLRSRRRAAVAQMLATEQGRRLVQTALVAQVARLYYELLTLDSQLDVLGKNERLQNRALEIVKLQKLGGRATELAVQQFTAQLLRTRSGEVEVQQRILATENQMNRLLGRYPQPIARGLPIQQQPLPAVLTTGLPAELLLRRPDVQQAELALLATKADVAAARAAFLPSFTLSPYVGLNAYKASLLLSTPGSLAYGLLAGVSAPLFNRNVLRAEYTQSAARQRIAYFEYQRSIQTGFEEVTTSLRGAQNYQRVYALQQQEVAALTKAVDISNDLYTASYATYLEVITAQRSALEAELNLTTTRREQFLQLIDLYRALGGGAPVTAADPAAVR, encoded by the coding sequence ATGACTCTGTTTCGCCCCTCACTTGCCGGCCTGTTTTCCAAAAGAGACAAGAAATCAGCACTAGGCAACCGGCCTTTCAAGCGCCTGTTCGGACTGCTCACCTTAGCGGCCCTGGGCAGCTGTCAGACCATGCAGCCGGTGCTCACGCCCCGCGCCACGGCCGTGCCGGCTACCTTCGGCACGGCAGGCGCTGCGGGAGCAACCGACTCCGCGTCCATTGCCGCCCAGCCCTGGCAGCAGTTCTTTGCGGATCCTAACCTGATCGGGCTGCTTGATACGGCCCTGCGCGCCAACCCCGACTTACTGATTGCCGTGCAGCGGGTGGAAGTGGCCCGCGCCAGCGTGCAGGCGGCCCGGGGGGCACTGCTGCCCGCCGTCAACGGCGTGGCCGCCGCCAGCGCCGACCGGTTTGCCACCCTCAGCGGCACCGGCTACAACGCCACCAACGACGGCCGCCAGCTGCCCACGGTGGCTCCCGACTACTTCCTGGGGCTGCGCAGCGCCTGGGAAATCGACCTATGGGGCAAGCTGCGCAGCCGTCGCCGGGCGGCCGTCGCCCAAATGCTGGCCACCGAGCAGGGCCGCCGGCTGGTGCAAACCGCGCTGGTAGCCCAGGTGGCCCGCCTGTATTACGAGCTGCTGACGCTGGACAGCCAGCTGGACGTGCTGGGCAAAAACGAGCGGCTGCAAAACCGCGCCTTGGAAATCGTGAAGCTCCAGAAGCTGGGCGGCCGGGCCACCGAGCTGGCCGTGCAGCAGTTCACGGCCCAGTTGCTGCGCACCCGCAGCGGCGAGGTAGAGGTGCAGCAGCGCATTCTGGCCACCGAAAACCAGATGAACCGCCTGCTGGGTCGCTACCCGCAGCCCATTGCGCGGGGCCTGCCCATTCAGCAGCAGCCCCTGCCCGCCGTGCTCACCACCGGGCTGCCGGCCGAGCTGCTGCTGCGCCGCCCCGACGTGCAGCAGGCCGAGCTGGCGCTGCTGGCCACCAAGGCCGACGTAGCCGCCGCCCGGGCCGCCTTCCTGCCCTCGTTCACCCTGTCGCCGTACGTGGGGCTGAACGCCTACAAGGCCTCGTTGCTGCTGAGCACGCCCGGTTCGCTGGCCTACGGGCTGCTGGCCGGCGTGTCGGCCCCGCTCTTCAACCGCAACGTGCTACGGGCCGAGTACACCCAGTCGGCGGCCCGGCAGCGCATTGCCTACTTCGAGTACCAGCGCAGCATCCAGACCGGGTTTGAGGAGGTGACCACCAGCCTGCGCGGGGCCCAGAACTACCAGCGCGTGTACGCTTTGCAGCAGCAGGAAGTAGCGGCCCTGACCAAGGCCGTGGACATTTCCAACGACCTCTACACGGCCAGCTACGCCACCTACCTGGAAGTAATTACGGCCCAGCGCAGCGCCCTGGAAGCCGAGCTGAACCTGACTACCACCCGTCGCGAGCAGTTCCTGCAGCTCATCGACCTGTACCGCGCCCTGGGCGGCGGGGCCCCGGTAACGGCAGCAGACCCGGCGGCTGTGCGCTGA
- a CDS encoding efflux RND transporter periplasmic adaptor subunit, which yields MPAPLLKSFRWLLLPLTAATLAGCGADSAAETAATTEAPISLPVVQLAARDTVLSREYVADVQATRNVELRARVRGFLEKIYVDEGQKVRQGQALFHINDAEYKTRLTRTRATLNNATAQARVASLELDRVRMLTQKNIISKTELDVAQAKLTAARSTVEEARSAASNAALMLSYTTIRAPFDGVVNRELLKVGSLIDDGTLLTSVSDTRAVYAYFNVSEAEYLEYMKTRRQDSARRTNQVRLVLADGTLYAPTGQIETVESQFQAGTGAIAFRARFANPERLLKHGATGKVRLANTVTDALLVPQKAVFEQQDKNYVYVVDAQGQVRQRNFVPQSRLDAFYVVDSGLKAGERIVCEGVQDLRDGSRITPRPVTLASLTTAL from the coding sequence ATGCCTGCTCCCCTGCTCAAATCCTTCCGCTGGCTGCTGCTGCCGCTGACCGCCGCCACCTTGGCCGGCTGCGGCGCCGACAGCGCGGCTGAAACGGCCGCCACCACCGAAGCCCCTATCTCGCTGCCCGTGGTGCAGCTCGCGGCCCGCGACACGGTGCTTAGCCGCGAGTACGTGGCCGACGTGCAGGCTACCCGCAACGTGGAGCTGCGGGCCCGGGTGCGGGGCTTTCTAGAGAAGATTTACGTGGATGAGGGTCAGAAAGTCCGCCAAGGCCAAGCCCTGTTCCACATCAACGACGCGGAGTATAAAACCCGGCTGACGCGCACCCGGGCCACGCTCAACAACGCCACGGCTCAGGCCCGCGTGGCCAGCCTGGAGCTGGACCGCGTACGGATGCTGACCCAGAAAAACATCATCTCCAAAACCGAGCTGGACGTGGCCCAGGCCAAGCTCACGGCCGCCCGCTCCACGGTGGAGGAAGCGCGCTCGGCGGCCTCCAATGCGGCCCTCATGCTCAGCTACACCACCATCCGCGCCCCGTTTGATGGCGTGGTAAACCGGGAGCTGCTGAAGGTGGGCAGCCTCATCGACGACGGCACACTGCTGACCAGCGTGTCGGATACCCGGGCCGTGTATGCCTACTTCAACGTGTCGGAGGCGGAGTATCTGGAGTACATGAAAACGCGCCGGCAGGACTCGGCCCGCCGCACCAACCAGGTGCGGCTGGTGCTGGCCGATGGCACGCTCTACGCGCCCACCGGCCAGATTGAAACCGTGGAAAGCCAGTTTCAGGCCGGCACCGGGGCCATTGCGTTCCGGGCCCGCTTCGCCAACCCCGAGCGGCTGCTCAAGCACGGGGCCACCGGCAAGGTGCGCCTGGCCAACACCGTGACCGACGCGCTGCTCGTGCCCCAGAAGGCCGTGTTCGAGCAGCAGGACAAGAACTACGTGTACGTGGTGGATGCCCAAGGCCAGGTGCGCCAGCGCAACTTCGTTCCCCAGAGCCGCCTCGACGCCTTTTACGTGGTGGATAGTGGCCTGAAAGCCGGGGAGCGGATTGTGTGCGAAGGCGTGCAGGACCTGCGCGACGGCTCCCGCATCACGCCCCGCCCGGTCACCCTCGCCAGCCTGACCACCGCCCTCTAG
- a CDS encoding sensor histidine kinase: MLIRNKLILRFTLLVVGIQLCFSAFLYYFQATTREQRFVTRLTTKATMTTRLLVRRGGRVDESLLRQLHRRDLFTIPQEQISIYGPGQHLLYTSADNLSQRLNSRQLRRVRPGRPVRFADGELEAVGLLYQYRGQPYWLFAAGHDDFGLSQLHKLRLILLAANLGALVLIILAGWYFADESLKPISRVVRQVERITASRLSVRVDEGNGTDEIAQLARTFNHMLGGVEQAFESQKSFLSNASHELRTPLASVLGTLETAYAYDTTLPEARQSIGSAVEDIKQLIELTNGLLSLAQVTDPAFRQQPVRLDECLTQALATCQRRHPGRELRLEFGNLPAEVDDVFMVRGNEQLLTTALLNLLDNACKYSTGPVRAVLGYPTPAVLRVQVLDEGIGLEPHELARIYEPLYRAGSATTTPGYGLGLPMTRKIVQVHGGEIRLTSQPRHGTTATVELPAAAV; the protein is encoded by the coding sequence ATGCTCATCCGCAACAAGCTGATTCTGCGCTTTACGCTGCTGGTGGTGGGGATTCAACTGTGCTTTTCGGCGTTTCTGTACTATTTCCAGGCTACCACCCGTGAGCAGCGCTTCGTGACGCGACTCACCACCAAGGCCACCATGACCACCCGCCTGCTGGTGCGGCGCGGGGGCCGGGTAGATGAAAGCCTGCTGCGCCAATTGCACCGCCGCGACCTGTTTACCATCCCGCAGGAACAGATCAGCATTTACGGCCCCGGCCAGCACCTGCTCTACACCAGCGCCGACAACCTCAGCCAGCGCCTGAACTCCCGGCAGCTGCGGCGGGTGCGGCCCGGCCGGCCGGTGCGCTTCGCCGATGGCGAGCTGGAAGCCGTGGGCCTGCTCTATCAGTACCGGGGCCAGCCCTACTGGCTGTTTGCGGCCGGCCACGACGATTTTGGGCTGAGCCAGCTACACAAGCTGCGCCTAATTCTGCTGGCGGCCAACCTGGGGGCGCTGGTGCTCATCATTCTGGCCGGCTGGTATTTTGCCGATGAGTCGCTGAAACCGATTTCGCGGGTGGTGCGGCAGGTGGAGCGCATCACGGCCTCCCGGCTCAGCGTGCGGGTAGATGAAGGCAACGGCACCGATGAAATTGCCCAGCTGGCCCGCACCTTCAACCACATGCTGGGCGGCGTGGAGCAGGCCTTTGAGTCGCAGAAGAGCTTCCTGAGCAACGCTAGCCACGAGCTGCGCACGCCCCTGGCCTCGGTGCTGGGCACCCTGGAAACCGCCTACGCCTACGACACTACCCTGCCAGAAGCCCGCCAGAGCATTGGCTCGGCGGTGGAGGATATCAAGCAGCTCATTGAGCTGACCAACGGCCTGCTGAGTCTGGCCCAGGTCACCGACCCGGCCTTCCGGCAGCAGCCCGTGCGCCTGGATGAGTGCCTGACCCAGGCCCTGGCCACCTGTCAGCGCCGCCACCCCGGCCGCGAGCTGCGCCTGGAATTCGGGAACCTGCCCGCCGAGGTGGACGACGTGTTTATGGTGCGCGGCAACGAGCAGCTGCTCACCACGGCCCTGCTCAACCTGCTCGATAACGCCTGCAAGTACTCCACCGGTCCGGTCCGGGCTGTACTGGGCTACCCCACGCCCGCCGTGCTGCGGGTGCAGGTGCTAGACGAAGGTATCGGCCTGGAGCCCCACGAGCTGGCCCGCATCTACGAGCCGCTGTACCGGGCCGGCTCGGCCACCACTACCCCCGGCTACGGCCTGGGCCTGCCCATGACGCGCAAAATCGTGCAAGTCCACGGCGGTGAAATCCGCCTCACCTCCCAGCCCCGCCACGGCACCACCGCCACCGTAGAGCTGCCGGCAGCGGCGGTGTAA
- a CDS encoding efflux RND transporter permease subunit, protein MFSIFIRRPVLSLVISLFITLLGVGALFTLPVTQFPDIVPPSVTVRAKYNGANAEVSAKAVATPLERAINGVPGMTYMNTVTTNNGTTLVEVFFEVGTDPDLAAVAVQNRVTTVLDELPQEVIKAGVVTEKEVNSMLLYLNIVSDDPTADEQFIYNFADINILQELKRIKGVGLAEIQGNREYAMRVWLKPDRMLAYRVGADEIVEAIQTQSVEAAPGRTGESSGRSAQVLQYVLRYTGKLFEPEQYRNIVIRAEADGSVLRLKDVADVEFGVQTYRMLSKSNGQPSAAILLKQLPGSNASDVIAQVKARMAELKATNFPPGMTYNISYDVSRFLDASIHEVVRTLFEAFLLVFVIVYLFLQDWRSTLIPALAVPVALIGTLFFMQLLGFSINLLTLFALVLAIGIVVDNAIVVVEAVHAKMHEKHLSAMDATLEAMGEISGAIVAITLVMSAVFIPVSFMSGPVGVFYRQFSLTLAISIVISGLNALTLTPALCALLLKEPTPDAERTGLLGRFFAGFNSRYERFADGYQRLVRVVASRRLVTVALLLFFFAATWGVNSVLPTGFIPSEDQGMVYINVTSPPGATMERTQQVLQEVQRVAQTLKPVESVSTLAGYSLMNDVSGASYGMGMINLKSWDERKESVTELMAQLRAKTRHITGAQVQFFTPPTVPGFGNAGGFDLRVLDRTGRGDLRRTDEVTDRFIKALNNTPAIENTFSGFDPTFPQYLIHLDADLAAKKGVTVASAMGTLQTLMGANYAASFIRFGQMYKVMVQALPGYRTKPEDLLKLYVKNNRGEMVPYSTFVRLERVYGPEQFTRYNMYTSATLNGDTAPGYSSGDAIKTIEAVAAKELPRGYTFEWSGMTREQIISGNQALYVFGIVLVFVYLLLAAQYESFLLPLPVLLSLPTGIFGAFLALKLLGLENNIYAQVSLVMLIGLLGKNAILIIEFAVQRQQEGLSVLDAAVEGARSRLRPILMTSFAFVAGLIPLCIATGAGAMGNRSIGTAAAGGMLIGTLFGVVLIPGLYVLFARDKKPAQPVAEPAVHPVPAAHAEPAHAAA, encoded by the coding sequence ATGTTTTCTATTTTCATCAGACGGCCGGTTTTGTCGCTGGTTATTTCGCTGTTTATCACCCTGCTGGGCGTGGGGGCGCTGTTTACGCTGCCCGTCACGCAGTTCCCCGACATCGTGCCGCCCTCCGTGACGGTGCGGGCCAAGTACAACGGGGCCAACGCCGAGGTATCGGCCAAGGCAGTGGCCACGCCGCTGGAACGAGCCATCAACGGGGTGCCGGGCATGACCTACATGAACACCGTAACCACCAACAATGGCACCACCCTGGTGGAGGTGTTTTTCGAGGTGGGCACCGACCCCGACCTGGCCGCCGTAGCCGTGCAGAACCGCGTGACGACGGTGCTGGATGAGTTGCCCCAGGAGGTTATCAAGGCCGGCGTGGTGACGGAAAAGGAAGTGAACAGCATGCTGCTGTACCTGAACATCGTCAGCGACGACCCCACGGCCGACGAGCAGTTCATCTACAACTTCGCCGACATCAACATTCTGCAGGAGCTCAAGCGCATTAAGGGCGTGGGCCTGGCCGAAATCCAGGGCAACCGCGAGTACGCCATGCGCGTGTGGCTCAAGCCCGACCGGATGCTGGCTTACCGCGTGGGCGCCGACGAGATTGTGGAGGCCATCCAGACCCAGAGCGTGGAGGCAGCCCCCGGCCGTACCGGCGAAAGCTCGGGCCGCTCGGCCCAGGTGCTGCAATACGTGCTCCGTTATACCGGCAAGCTCTTCGAGCCCGAGCAGTACCGCAACATCGTGATTCGGGCCGAGGCCGACGGTTCGGTGCTGCGCCTCAAGGACGTGGCCGACGTGGAATTTGGGGTGCAGACCTACCGGATGCTGTCCAAGAGCAACGGCCAGCCCTCGGCCGCCATCCTGCTTAAGCAGCTGCCCGGCTCCAACGCCTCCGACGTTATTGCGCAGGTGAAGGCGCGCATGGCCGAGCTGAAAGCCACCAACTTCCCGCCCGGCATGACCTACAACATCAGCTACGACGTGTCGCGCTTCCTCGACGCGAGTATTCACGAGGTGGTGCGCACCTTGTTTGAGGCGTTTTTGCTGGTCTTCGTGATTGTGTACCTGTTTTTGCAGGACTGGCGCTCCACCCTGATTCCGGCGCTGGCCGTGCCGGTGGCCCTCATCGGCACCTTGTTTTTCATGCAGCTGCTGGGCTTCAGCATCAATTTGCTCACGCTGTTTGCGTTAGTGCTGGCCATCGGCATTGTGGTCGATAACGCCATTGTGGTGGTGGAAGCCGTGCACGCCAAGATGCACGAGAAGCACCTTTCCGCTATGGACGCCACGCTGGAAGCCATGGGCGAAATCAGCGGGGCCATTGTGGCCATCACGCTGGTGATGTCGGCGGTGTTTATTCCGGTGTCGTTTATGAGCGGGCCGGTGGGCGTGTTCTACCGCCAGTTTTCGCTCACGCTGGCCATTTCCATCGTCATTTCGGGCTTGAACGCCCTCACGCTGACGCCGGCGTTGTGCGCCCTGCTGCTCAAGGAGCCCACGCCCGACGCCGAGCGCACCGGCCTGCTGGGCCGCTTCTTCGCCGGCTTCAACAGCCGCTACGAGCGGTTTGCCGACGGCTACCAGCGCCTGGTGCGCGTGGTGGCCAGCCGCCGGCTGGTGACGGTGGCGCTGCTGCTGTTCTTCTTCGCGGCCACCTGGGGCGTTAATTCGGTGCTGCCCACTGGCTTCATTCCGAGCGAAGACCAGGGCATGGTATACATCAACGTGACCTCGCCGCCCGGCGCCACCATGGAGCGCACCCAGCAGGTATTGCAGGAAGTGCAGCGCGTGGCCCAGACCCTGAAGCCGGTGGAATCGGTATCGACGCTGGCCGGCTACTCGCTCATGAACGACGTGTCGGGGGCCAGCTACGGCATGGGCATGATCAACCTGAAAAGCTGGGACGAGCGCAAAGAATCCGTAACCGAACTGATGGCCCAGCTGCGCGCCAAAACCCGGCACATCACCGGGGCGCAGGTGCAGTTTTTTACCCCGCCCACCGTGCCCGGCTTCGGTAACGCCGGCGGCTTCGATTTGCGGGTGCTGGACCGCACCGGCCGCGGCGACCTGCGCCGCACCGACGAGGTGACGGACCGCTTCATCAAGGCCCTCAACAACACGCCGGCCATCGAAAACACCTTTTCCGGCTTCGACCCCACCTTTCCGCAGTACCTCATCCACCTGGATGCCGACCTGGCCGCCAAGAAGGGCGTGACCGTGGCTAGCGCCATGGGCACCCTGCAAACCCTGATGGGCGCCAACTACGCCGCCAGCTTCATCCGCTTCGGGCAGATGTATAAGGTGATGGTGCAGGCCCTGCCCGGCTACCGCACCAAGCCCGAGGATCTGTTGAAGCTCTACGTGAAAAACAACCGGGGCGAGATGGTGCCCTACTCCACGTTCGTGCGGCTGGAGCGGGTGTACGGCCCCGAGCAGTTCACGCGCTACAACATGTACACCTCGGCCACCCTCAACGGCGACACCGCCCCCGGCTACTCGTCGGGCGACGCCATCAAGACCATTGAGGCCGTGGCGGCCAAGGAGCTGCCGCGCGGCTACACCTTCGAGTGGAGCGGCATGACCCGGGAGCAGATTATCTCGGGCAACCAGGCGCTCTACGTGTTCGGTATCGTGCTGGTGTTCGTGTATCTGCTGCTGGCGGCCCAGTACGAGAGTTTTCTGCTACCCCTGCCGGTGCTGCTGAGTTTGCCCACCGGTATCTTCGGCGCGTTTCTGGCCCTCAAGCTGCTGGGGCTGGAAAATAACATCTACGCCCAGGTTTCCCTGGTGATGCTCATCGGCTTGCTGGGCAAAAACGCCATTCTTATCATCGAATTCGCGGTGCAGCGGCAGCAGGAAGGCCTGTCGGTGCTGGACGCGGCTGTGGAGGGCGCCCGCTCGCGCCTGCGCCCTATCCTGATGACCTCCTTCGCCTTCGTGGCCGGGTTGATTCCGCTGTGCATTGCCACCGGCGCGGGCGCCATGGGCAACCGCAGCATTGGTACAGCGGCGGCGGGCGGCATGCTCATCGGCACCTTGTTCGGGGTGGTGCTGATTCCGGGCCTCTACGTGCTGTTTGCGCGCGACAAAAAGCCGGCTCAGCCGGTCGCCGAGCCCGCCGTGCACCCCGTTCCCGCCGCCCACGCTGAGCCCGCCCACGCGGCCGCCTAA
- a CDS encoding Imm51 family immunity protein → MSTTYPFLVADLEDQATPGRQQRLLVNLSNMDDYYNVFEKYGFSGSGASWAEHIETILEEHAPALLDHVELLGQGEIFGVYTDGPGATEQFLALIQPIFGDLGSLSKYLSQADPGDFFE, encoded by the coding sequence ATGTCTACTACCTATCCGTTCCTGGTTGCTGACCTCGAAGACCAGGCCACGCCCGGCCGCCAGCAGCGTCTGCTGGTGAACCTCTCCAACATGGACGACTATTACAACGTGTTCGAGAAATACGGTTTCAGCGGCAGCGGGGCCAGCTGGGCCGAGCACATCGAAACCATTCTGGAAGAGCATGCCCCCGCCCTACTCGACCACGTGGAGCTACTGGGCCAGGGCGAAATCTTCGGGGTGTACACCGACGGCCCCGGGGCCACCGAGCAATTTCTGGCGCTCATCCAGCCCATCTTTGGCGACCTGGGCAGCCTCAGCAAGTATCTCAGCCAAGCCGACCCGGGCGACTTTTTTGAGTAA
- a CDS encoding four-helix bundle copper-binding protein yields the protein MLPRQQHVLNALASCATACDQCTTLGLASLPLQAHLRSFRLSRDCADLCRLAAAFLAREAEHTPHLLRECAELCRACADACTQFDTLQHRACTEACRRGEDACRTAFV from the coding sequence ATGCTTCCCCGCCAACAACACGTACTCAACGCCCTGGCCTCCTGCGCCACTGCCTGCGACCAATGCACCACCCTCGGCCTGGCCAGCCTGCCGCTGCAGGCCCACCTGCGCAGCTTCCGCCTCAGCCGCGACTGTGCCGATTTGTGCCGGCTGGCGGCGGCTTTCCTGGCCCGCGAGGCCGAGCATACGCCCCATCTGCTGCGCGAGTGCGCCGAGCTGTGCCGGGCCTGCGCCGATGCGTGCACCCAGTTCGATACGCTCCAGCACCGCGCCTGTACTGAGGCCTGCCGCCGGGGCGAAGATGCCTGCCGCACGGCCTTTGTGTAG
- a CDS encoding response regulator produces MKILLVEDEPKLASFVKKGFGNEGYEIEVAYDGRMGQSLIQQNRYDLVILDVNLPYVNGFELCRLVRRQDARVPVLLLTALDSLDDKVTGFEAGTDDYLVKPFEFKELLLRARVLMRRHTEAATVQPALRIADLELNLDAKTVTRAGQRIDLTTKEYSLLEYLLLNRGRIISRVDIAEKVWELNFDTNTNVIDVYVSYLRKKLDKGYPVKLIHTVVGMGYVLREG; encoded by the coding sequence ATGAAAATACTCTTGGTGGAAGACGAGCCCAAGCTGGCGTCTTTCGTAAAAAAAGGCTTTGGCAACGAAGGATACGAAATTGAAGTGGCCTACGACGGCCGTATGGGCCAGTCCCTGATTCAGCAGAACCGCTATGATCTAGTGATTTTAGACGTGAACCTGCCCTACGTAAACGGCTTCGAGCTGTGCCGGCTGGTGCGCCGCCAGGATGCCCGCGTGCCCGTGCTGCTGCTCACCGCCCTCGACAGCCTCGACGACAAAGTAACCGGTTTCGAGGCCGGCACCGACGATTACCTGGTGAAGCCCTTCGAGTTCAAGGAACTGCTGCTGCGGGCCCGGGTGCTCATGCGCCGCCACACCGAGGCTGCCACCGTGCAGCCCGCTCTGCGTATTGCCGATCTGGAGCTGAACCTCGACGCCAAAACCGTGACCCGCGCCGGCCAGCGCATCGACCTGACCACCAAGGAATACTCGCTGCTGGAGTACCTGCTGCTGAACCGGGGCAGAATCATTTCCCGCGTGGATATTGCCGAGAAGGTCTGGGAGCTGAATTTCGACACCAACACCAACGTCATCGACGTGTACGTGAGCTACCTGCGCAAAAAGCTCGACAAAGGCTACCCCGTCAAGCTCATCCACACCGTGGTGGGCATGGGCTACGTGCTGCGGGAAGGGTAG